From the genome of Clostridia bacterium:
GTAGCGGACGAGCACGGTGCCCACCCTCGGGTTGACGGGTATCACCTCGGCCACCCCGTCGAGGGCGGCGGCCACTTCGTCCACCGTCATAGGCCCGCACACGTCCACGTCCGTGCCCACGGGCGCACCCCACAATAGGACGTTGCGCACGTATCCCCCCACCAAAAACAAAGGCGCGGGCAACCGTCGCGCCAGCGCTTGGACGTAGGGGGGCACGGGAACGATCATTATTTGGCGTAGATGCGGGGATCCAGCACGCACACGTCGGGCAGGTTGCGGTAGCGCTCGGCGTAGTCGAGCCCGTAGCCTACCACGAAGGCGTTGGGAATTTCAAACCCGATATAATCGCCTTTGAGCTCGGTCTGTCTGCCTTCGGGCTTATCCAACAGCGAACATATCTTCACGGACTTGGGGTTTCGCGCTTCGAACAATTTTTTGAGGTATTTGAGCGTCAGCCCCGAGTCGATGATGTCTTCCACGATGATGACGTGCTTGCCCGCGATGGGGGTGGAGAGGTCTTTGGTCAGGCGCACTTCGCCCGAGGACTTGGTGTCGAGGCCGTAGCTCGAGGTGGCGATGAAGTCCAACTTGATGTCGAGGTCGATATGGCGAATGAGGTCGCAGTAGAAAATGCTCGCGCCCCTCAAAGTGCATACCATCAGCACTTCTTCGCCCTCGTAGTCGCGGGTGATCGCCGCGCCCAATTCGGCCACGCGCTGTTGCAGTTGCGCTTCGGTGTACAGCACTTCACGCACGTCTTGATGTAATTTCATAGTCAGTCCTCCTCTATGGTAAAAATGCGTTGGGTGGCGTCGTCCACCGCCACGGTGCGGGCGATATCCGCCGCACAAACGTATATCGTATCGTTTTTGGCCACCACGGGGTGCGAATCCCGAATCCGCAGGGGCACTTTTTTGTCCGTATAGTAGTCGCCCAAGGACTTCGAGCCGCCACCGAACTTGTCGATGACGTCGCCCGCTCGCCGCAGGCGAATCTCGGCGCCTTGGGGGATTTTGTCCAAGTCGAAGCGCAAGCGGTCGCCCTCGCGGTAGGGGCGCACGCGGTAGGTCTTGGCGCCGAAGGCGAAGCGACCTTCCCCGAAGGGGTAGCGCACGTCGGGAGCGGCCTCTTGCCGCCAAAAGGCCACGCGGTCGTTCTCTTTGGCCGCTTTTACCCCGTGCGGCAAATCGACCGAGCCGTTGTTTTTGGCGGTTGACAGCCCCAAAACGGCCTCGTAATGCTTTTGTTCCATATCTATGCCGTAGTCGAAACGGCGCAACGCTTCGGCCACGCTCCACTTGGCCAGCGCGACGTGCTGACCGAGGGCAGTCAGGGGCAAATATACGACGTCTTTCTCTACGGCGGGCCGAATGGCCAGCGCGTTCAAAAGGTCGATTTGCTCCTCGGCGACTTGGTTGAGCCGCCGCAAACTTTTGCGATAGGCGGGAAATCTCGTTTCGATCTTCGGCAGGATTTCGAGCCGCAGAAAATTGCGATTGTACGAGGCGTCCAGATTGGTGGCGTCCTCGCGGTATGGCACCGAAAAGCGGGTAGCGTATGCGGCTATTTGTGACCGCGTACGGTCGGCGAAGGGGCGCAGGTAGCCTTCCCTATTGCCTTGTGCCGCCAGCCCCCGAAGCCCCGTGCCGCGCAAAACGTTGAGGACGGTGCTCTCGGCTTGGTCGTCTATATGATGGGCGGTGGCTATGGCGTCCACGACGCCCTCTCTGCGCATTTCGGCAAAAAAGGCGTGCCGCAACACGCGGGCCGCTTCTTCCGTGCCCATGCGGTGTTCTGCTGCGTAGGCGGGAACGTCCACCTTGCGCGTGACGCAGCGCACGCCCAGCGTGCGGCAGTAGTCCTCCACCAAACGCACGTCCCCCTGGGAGTCTTCGCCGCGAATGCCGTGCTCCACCGTGAGCGCCACGACCGTAGCGCCCAAATGCGTCAGGTAGTGCAGCATACACATGGAGTCCATGCCGCCCGACACCGCGGCGCCGATGACGCCGTATTCGCTCACTTTCTCTTCGGCAAAGTCCATCGCTCGCGCGTGCGCCCTCGCGCCCGCCAAATAGGTTACGCTTACGCGCTCACGCGCGACTACAGCCCGAATTCCGCCAAAAACGCGTCCTTGGACAGCAAGCCCTCGTGCTTTTTGACGGCCGCGCCCTCTTTGAAGCAGACGAGGGTGGGTACGACGCGGATTTTGTTGAGGTCAGCCAAATCGGGCGCCTCGTCCACGTCGCATTTGACGATTTTGAAGCGGTCGTACTCCGCCGACAAACTCTCCAAAATGGGGGTGAGCATTTTGCACGGTCCACACCAGGTCGCAAAAAAGTCCACCACGACGGGGACCTTTGCGTCCAGCACTTCGCTTTGCCAATTATTACGGGTAACGTGAATCATAATTTCTCCTTTGGGCGTTCGCCCCACGATATGATAGAATTATACAACATTATGCCGTGTAATGCAAGTATTACCTTTGCATTGAGCGCTATTATCCTCAGTATGCCGCGTATCCTTCGGCGCATACGCCGCGCCGACTTTCGCATAAGCCGCGTTTTGGCTAAACGCCCGCTTTCCCCTCGCCCGAGGGGGGCGCAGACCCTCTTTTCGCGTTCGATTTGTCCGCCGTTTTCGCCCGCGCAAAAAAGTTGAATAAAATGTCATAAAACCGTTGACAAGGCAAAAGGTCGTGATTATAATGAAAATGTGAATAAAGTTTCGCTTTTTCGCATAAGTTGTGGCGAAAAGGCCAAAGGAGAATAGAATGCCCATCGTCGTAGCCCCTATCGGCAAAGCGTTGCGCGTCGTCAAGATATTGACGGACGAAAAAACGAAAAAACACCTCAACAACTTAGGTCTTACGGTGGATAGCACCGTGGAAGTGCTCTCCAATAGCGGCGGCACGGTCATTTGCTTGGTCAAAGACGGCCGCTTGGCGCTGGATCGGACGTTGTCCACCAAGATTTTGGTCGCGTGAGGGAAAGGAGTATATATGGAAAAGAAACTTAATGAGTTTGCAATCGGCGAAAGCGGCGTGATCAAGCGCGTGTCGGGTGAAGGCCGCGTGCGCCGCCGCTTGTTCGACATGGGCGTCACGCCCGGTGCCGACGTCACCTTGGTCAAGGTCGCCCCGTTGGGCGATCCCATCGAGGTTACCATTCGCGGCTATTCCCTTACCCTGCGTAAGAGCGAAGCCGATAACGTGACGATGGAGGTGAAAGAATGAAATCGTTTGCATTGGCAGGCAACCCCAACTGTGGCAAGACCACGTTGTTCAACGCGTTGACGGGGTCGACCGCCCACGTAGGCAACTGGCCAGGCGTCACCGTGGACAAGCGCGAGGGCGTCTACAAAAAATGCGCCGAGCCGGTCACCATCGTGGACTTGCCGGGCATCTATTCGCTGTCGCCCTATACGCCCGAAGAGGTCATCTCTCGTAATTACATTTTGGACGAAAAGCCCGACTGCGTCATCAACATCGTGGACGCCACCAACATCGAGCGCAACCTCTACCTCACCACCCAACTGATGGAGATAGACGTGCCCGTGGTCATCGCGCTCAACATGATAGACGTGGTGGAGAAGGCGGGCGACAAGATCGACGCCGCCAAATTGTCCAAGAATATCGGTCTGCCCGTCGTGGAGATCTCCGCGCTCAAAGAAACGGGCATCGACGAATTGATGGAAGTGGCGTACGCCGAATCGCAAAAGGAGCGCAAAGGCACCACCGTTTTGACGGGCGGCAAACTCTATCACCTCATTCGCGACTGCAAGATCGCGTTGGAAGGGCAAGGGGTGGACAACGCCTTGTTCCACGCCGTCAAGCTGGTGGAAATGGACGAATTGGAAGTGGGTATGCACCCCACGTCGGCCACGATGGTCGAGGAGTTCAAAAAGACGTTTTCGGACGACACGTTCGGCGACGACTTCGAGGCGTTGGTCGCGGACAGCCGCTACAAATACATTTCCGACAACTATTCCGTCGCCCTTACCAAGAACAAAAACAAGCAAAAGGACGCTTTGTCCCGTTCGGACAAGATTGACCGAGTTCTTACCCACCGTATATGGGGTATTCCTATCTTTTTGGTCATTTTGTTCCTCATTTTCCACCTCACGTTCTCCGAGGATTTCCTGTACCTCAGCCACTCTTCGGCGTTCGAGCCCGAAGCGCCCGTCGCCTACAACGAGTTGGGCGTAGAGGTAGAAGCGCCCGTTGACGGCGAGGTGTACTTCGACGCGGACGGCAACGAAGTGGTCGCCGTGGTCGAGGACGGCGAACTGACCGCGCTGGAACTCGTACCCTACGCGTACGACAAGAAAGGCAACGCCATCAAGTCGTTCTACGACAAAGACGGCGCCGAGTTGACCGTGCTATCGGACGAAGAGGGCAATCTCCTCGACTTGTACGACCAAAACGGCGTCAAAATAGAGCAAGTCTACACCTCGGACGGCTACAAGGCCGAATTGGTCTTGTCCGACGAGGGTGAGTTTGAAAACGTGGCGTACGCCTCCGCTATCGACGAGTTTTCGGCGGGCGTGGACGCGCACACCTTCTTCGGCTACGAGGAAAGCGTCTATAGCCCCGGCGTCATTCTCTTCAACACGATGGATACCTTTACGGGTTTCCTGTCGGCGTGTGCGTCCGAGGGCCTCAAAGAAGCGCCCGAGTGGGTGCAAGGCCTCTTGGTAGACGGCATCTTGGCGGGCGTGTTCTCCGTGATGTCCTTCCTGCCGCAGATTCTATTGCTGTTCTTGTTCTTCTCTCTCTTGGAAGACAGCGGCTATATGGCGCGCGTCGCGTTCATATTGGATCGTATCTTCCGCCGCTTCGGTCTGTCGGGCAGAGCCTTTATGCCTATGATCATGGGCTTCGGCTGTTCGGTGCCCGCCATGATCAACACCCGCACGCTGGCGGATGAAAAGGAGCGTATCGCCACCATTCGCGTCATACCCTTCTTCTCCTGCTCGGCCAAACTGCCCATTTTGACGGCGGTCTCGGGCGCCATGGCCGTCTTCTTCGGCATCGGCAGCGCCGATCTCATCACCTATGGTATGTACGTC
Proteins encoded in this window:
- the hpt gene encoding hypoxanthine phosphoribosyltransferase, whose product is MKLHQDVREVLYTEAQLQQRVAELGAAITRDYEGEEVLMVCTLRGASIFYCDLIRHIDLDIKLDFIATSSYGLDTKSSGEVRLTKDLSTPIAGKHVIIVEDIIDSGLTLKYLKKLFEARNPKSVKICSLLDKPEGRQTELKGDYIGFEIPNAFVVGYGLDYAERYRNLPDVCVLDPRIYAK
- the tilS gene encoding tRNA lysidine(34) synthetase TilS, with translation MDFAEEKVSEYGVIGAAVSGGMDSMCMLHYLTHLGATVVALTVEHGIRGEDSQGDVRLVEDYCRTLGVRCVTRKVDVPAYAAEHRMGTEEAARVLRHAFFAEMRREGVVDAIATAHHIDDQAESTVLNVLRGTGLRGLAAQGNREGYLRPFADRTRSQIAAYATRFSVPYREDATNLDASYNRNFLRLEILPKIETRFPAYRKSLRRLNQVAEEQIDLLNALAIRPAVEKDVVYLPLTALGQHVALAKWSVAEALRRFDYGIDMEQKHYEAVLGLSTAKNNGSVDLPHGVKAAKENDRVAFWRQEAAPDVRYPFGEGRFAFGAKTYRVRPYREGDRLRFDLDKIPQGAEIRLRRAGDVIDKFGGGSKSLGDYYTDKKVPLRIRDSHPVVAKNDTIYVCAADIARTVAVDDATQRIFTIEED
- the trxA gene encoding thioredoxin codes for the protein MIHVTRNNWQSEVLDAKVPVVVDFFATWCGPCKMLTPILESLSAEYDRFKIVKCDVDEAPDLADLNKIRVVPTLVCFKEGAAVKKHEGLLSKDAFLAEFGL
- a CDS encoding ferrous iron transport protein A — protein: MPIVVAPIGKALRVVKILTDEKTKKHLNNLGLTVDSTVEVLSNSGGTVICLVKDGRLALDRTLSTKILVA
- a CDS encoding ferrous iron transport protein A codes for the protein MEKKLNEFAIGESGVIKRVSGEGRVRRRLFDMGVTPGADVTLVKVAPLGDPIEVTIRGYSLTLRKSEADNVTMEVKE
- the feoB gene encoding ferrous iron transport protein B; the protein is MKSFALAGNPNCGKTTLFNALTGSTAHVGNWPGVTVDKREGVYKKCAEPVTIVDLPGIYSLSPYTPEEVISRNYILDEKPDCVINIVDATNIERNLYLTTQLMEIDVPVVIALNMIDVVEKAGDKIDAAKLSKNIGLPVVEISALKETGIDELMEVAYAESQKERKGTTVLTGGKLYHLIRDCKIALEGQGVDNALFHAVKLVEMDELEVGMHPTSATMVEEFKKTFSDDTFGDDFEALVADSRYKYISDNYSVALTKNKNKQKDALSRSDKIDRVLTHRIWGIPIFLVILFLIFHLTFSEDFLYLSHSSAFEPEAPVAYNELGVEVEAPVDGEVYFDADGNEVVAVVEDGELTALELVPYAYDKKGNAIKSFYDKDGAELTVLSDEEGNLLDLYDQNGVKIEQVYTSDGYKAELVLSDEGEFENVAYASAIDEFSAGVDAHTFFGYEESVYSPGVILFNTMDTFTGFLSACASEGLKEAPEWVQGLLVDGILAGVFSVMSFLPQILLLFLFFSLLEDSGYMARVAFILDRIFRRFGLSGRAFMPMIMGFGCSVPAMINTRTLADEKERIATIRVIPFFSCSAKLPILTAVSGAMAVFFGIGSADLITYGMYVLGMVTAIVTVILMRGTTMKGEVPPFIMELPAYHVPGFKNLMAHLWDKTKHFVKKAFTIILASTIAIWLISHFSWSWHFLPDEQINESILAGIGQFVQPLFTPLGFGSQLGAFGWLFVVAAVTGLIAKENVIATFGTLAACVAGAAIDVEADGGIAAVQAMIQATGINQAALIAFIAFNMLTIPCFAAVATAKAELPSKKSFRGTLLFWVATSYVVGTMVYLIGTWWWTVFIFAALWAAAITLIVLTNKGKIKWPSRKAKALKPATPIGCVGCPSADSCAKAKEKAEEETKKKKSCCD